A genomic stretch from Lathyrus oleraceus cultivar Zhongwan6 chromosome 2, CAAS_Psat_ZW6_1.0, whole genome shotgun sequence includes:
- the LOC127123199 gene encoding uncharacterized protein LOC127123199, with protein sequence MLLIEYNIQYVTQKAIKGSILSDYLAHLSIEGYQPLRFDFRDEAIMFIRDFTMPGFKVIPKEGPELGLRWTLVFDGASNARGHGIGFVITSPSGFHLSFTDRLCFDCTNNMAKYEACIYALEAAIDLRIKILEVFGDSTLVISQVKGDWETRDSKLIPYKEHIRKLIHYFDEISFHHISREENQLASALATLASMFKVKWKNEAPSIQIYHLEEPAHCLAIEADPDDKPWFYDIKTFLEKQQYTEGISITDKKALRRFSSKFFLNGDVLYKRNYDSSDTSQK encoded by the exons ATGTTGTTAATCGAGTACAATATACAGTATGTGACCCAGAAAGCAATAAAAGGGAGCATTCTGTCTGACTATCTTGCTCACCTGTCTATCGAAGGGTACCAACCGTTGAGGTTTGACTTTCGAGATGAAGCTATCATGTTTATCAGAGACTTCACTATGCCAGGCTTCAAGGTAATCCCTAAGGAAGGCCCCGAACTAGGATTGCGATGGACACTCGTGTTTGACGGTGCTTCCAATGCTCGAGGTCATGGTATAGGTTTCGTCATCACTTCTCCATCTGGTTTCCACCTTTCCTTTACGGATAGATTGTGTTTTGATTGCACTAACAACATGGCAaaatatgaagcatgtatctacGCTTTAGAGGCGGCAATCGACTTGAgaatcaagattcttgaggtATTCGGTGATTCAACTTTGGTAATTAGTCAGGTGAAAGGCGATTGGGAGACTCGGGATAGCAAGTTGATACCTTATAAAGAGCATATCAGAAAACTGATACACTATTTTGATGAAATCTCCTTTCACCATATTTCTAGGGAAGAAAATCAGTTAGCCTCTGCTCTAGCCACATTGGCATCTATGTTCAAAGTaaaatggaagaatgaagcaccatcCATCCAGATTTACCACTTAGAGGAACCAGCACATTGCCTTGCAATTGAGGCTGATCCTGACGATAAGCCGTGGTTCTACGACATCAAAACATTTCTGGAGAAACAACAATATACCGAGGGTATATCCATTACCGATAAGAAAGCTCTGAGAAGATTCTCTTCCAAGTTCTTCCTAAACGGGGATGTACTAtacaagaggaattatgattcc AGTGATACATCGCAGAAGTGA